In the Deinococcus ficus genome, one interval contains:
- a CDS encoding M20/M25/M40 family metallo-hydrolase, with protein MTTPHLPDDLTVHIERGLADLRDLVALPSVSAQGRMLPETAAAVRALLETEGFTVHEVPGDVAPVLIAEAGEGPATLLIYNHYDVQPEDPLALWDSPPFELTERDGRLYGRGASDDKGEFASRLAAVRAVKARHGGRLPLRVRWLIEGEEEVGSPSLDRVVREQAEHLHADGCWWEFGSRTDEGRPIAYLGLKGILAVELRCRVAASDLHSSLGAVVDNPLYRLARAVASIRDEVGRVTIPGFLDGLHAPSDADLDAIRRVPGHGESTYGTYAVTRPLGTPPEYHHRLNLMPVVNVNGWGGGYQGAGSKTVLPAEGFVKLDFRLVPGQDPARVVELLRAHLNAQGLDDIQIVELETHQHPARADAGHPFVQACLAAAREASGHDPIVNPSSGGSGPMFPFMDALGGLPCVAMGIGNSGGRAHAPNENVRRADFEYGVHFGVALLERLARGS; from the coding sequence GTCCGTGCCCTCCTCGAAACCGAGGGCTTCACTGTCCACGAGGTCCCTGGGGACGTCGCCCCGGTCCTGATCGCCGAGGCCGGCGAAGGGCCCGCCACCCTGCTGATCTACAACCACTACGACGTTCAGCCCGAGGACCCCCTGGCGCTGTGGGACAGCCCACCGTTCGAGCTGACCGAGAGGGACGGGCGGCTGTACGGCCGCGGGGCGAGTGACGACAAGGGCGAGTTCGCCTCCCGGCTGGCGGCGGTGCGGGCGGTCAAGGCCCGGCATGGGGGACGGCTGCCGCTGAGGGTGCGGTGGCTGATCGAGGGGGAGGAGGAGGTGGGCAGCCCCAGCCTGGACCGCGTGGTCCGGGAACAGGCCGAGCACCTGCACGCCGACGGCTGCTGGTGGGAGTTCGGCAGCCGCACCGACGAGGGCCGCCCCATCGCCTACCTGGGCCTGAAAGGGATCCTCGCTGTGGAGCTGCGGTGCCGGGTGGCGGCGAGCGACCTGCACAGCAGCCTGGGGGCGGTGGTGGACAACCCCCTCTACCGCCTCGCCCGCGCGGTCGCCAGCATCCGCGACGAGGTGGGCCGCGTCACCATCCCCGGCTTCCTGGACGGCCTGCACGCCCCCAGCGACGCGGACCTGGACGCCATCCGCCGCGTGCCCGGGCACGGCGAGAGCACCTACGGCACGTACGCCGTCACCCGGCCGCTGGGCACCCCGCCCGAGTACCACCACCGCCTGAACCTGATGCCGGTCGTGAACGTGAACGGCTGGGGCGGCGGGTACCAGGGCGCGGGCAGCAAGACCGTGCTGCCCGCCGAGGGTTTCGTGAAACTGGACTTCCGACTGGTGCCCGGCCAGGACCCCGCCCGCGTCGTGGAGCTGCTGCGCGCCCACCTGAACGCCCAGGGCCTGGACGACATCCAGATCGTGGAACTGGAAACGCACCAGCACCCCGCCCGCGCCGACGCCGGCCACCCCTTCGTGCAGGCCTGCCTGGCCGCCGCGCGCGAGGCGTCCGGGCACGACCCCATCGTGAACCCCAGCAGCGGCGGCAGCGGCCCCATGTTCCCCTTCATGGACGCGCTGGGCGGCCTGCCGTGCGTCGCCATGGGCATCGGGAACAGCGGCGGCCGGGCGCACGCCCCGAACGAGAACGTCCGCCGCGCCGACTTCGAGTACGGCGTGCACTTCGGGGTGGCCCTGCTCGAGCGCCTCGCCCGGGGCAGCTGA